The bacterium genome includes the window ATTTAATTTAAATAAGGGGAGGAAAAGATTATGTTTAAAGGGTCTATAGTTCCTATCATAACGCCATTTAGGGATGATTGCTCAATTGATTATGAAACATTAGAGAAGCTTATTGAGTTCCATATTGAGAAGGGGACAAATGGGTTTGTTCCTGTAGGGACAACCGGAGAATCTGCAACCCTATCACATAAAGAGCATCGGGATGTTGTAAAATTTACCATTGATATTGTAAAAAAAAGAATACCTGTAATTGCAGGTTGTGGTTCAAATTCAACATATGAGGCAATTGAGCTTGCAAAACAAGCAGAAGATGATGGTGCAGATGGAATATTAAGCATTACACCATATTACAACAAGCCAACCCAGGATGGCTTAATTGCCCATTTTGAAGAGCTAGCAAAGAATATAAGGCTTCCTATTATTCTTTATAATGTCCCGGGAAGAACCGGTGTAAATATGATGCCTGAGACGGTTTTTAAATTATCATCTATTGAAAACATTGTTGGAATAAAGGAGGCATCGGGAAACCTTATTCAGGCAGCAGAGATAATCAAGCTCTGTAATGGAAAAATGGCTGTATTTTGTGGAGAGGATGCCCTAGCGTTTCCAATGATGACAATTGGTGCAAAAGGCTCTATTGCCGCAAGTGCGAATGTATGTCCACTTGATTTTGCCTCAATGATAGAGGAGGTAGAGGAAGATATACAAAGGGCAAGGTCTCTCTATTATAAATTGCTTCCTTTATGCAAGGCGATGTTTTTAGAGACAAATCCAGCACCGGTTAAGGAGGCATTGTTCATAATGGGGCTTATTCCAAATCCTAAGGTTAGGCTTCCCCTTGTTAGGGTAAAGGAGGAGACAGCCAAAAAGATAAGGGATGTCCTTTTATCGCTTGGGGTTATAAAATGATAAAAGTAATTATTCTTGGGGCAGCAGGAAGGATGGGTTCTTCTATTGCAAGGATAGCAAGCGAGGATTCTCAAATAAGGATCACTGGTTTGGTTGAGAAAAAGGGTCATCCAATGATTGGAGCAAACCTTTATGGATGCGAGATTTCTAATGAGCTGTTAGATGTTATAAATAAAGGTGATTGTTTAATTGATTTTACAAGCCCTGATTCCCTGAGAGAACATATTGATATTGCAAAAGAGAATGAAAGGGCGATGGTTATTGGAACAACGGGTCTTTCAAAGGATCAAATGGCACATATGAAAAGGGCATCAAAGCACATCCCTATTCTCTATTCCTCAAATATGTCCTTTGGGATGAATGTGATATTTAAAATATTGCCCCAAATTTCAAAGCTTCTTTCCTCCTTTGACCTTGAGATAATTGAGGCACACCATAAGCATAAGCTTGACTCTCCCTCGGGAACCGCAAAGAGGCTCTATGAGATATTAGCAGAATCTCGTGGATATGATATTGAAAGAGCAGCCGTGCATGGAAGAAATGGCAAAAAGAAGAAAGAGGACAATGAGATAGGTGTGATGAGTTTAAGGGTAGGTGATGTTGTTGGAGACCACACAATTATATTTGGTGGTAGTGGCGAGAGAATTGAGCTTACCCATCGGGCAACCTCAAGGGATGTTTTTGCCTATGGTGCGATTAGGGCAGCTAAATTTATTGTCCATAAAGAGCCAAAATTATATTCTATCCTTGATCTTCTTTAGTGAAAAGGCTTCTTTTATTTCTCCTTATCCCATTTCTTGTTTTTTCTGCTTATAAAGAGGGTGAGGTTTTAGTAAAGGTAAAAGACAAAAAAGCCCTCTCTAACCTTGGCATTTCAATTCTTTCCCAAGAGCATCTTTTTGATAAAACCTACAAGCTTTCTGTTTCAGGGGATATTTTTGAGATTATCTCATCCTTAAAGAAAAATCCGGATGTAGTCTATGCCGAGCCGAATTATATAAGGCATATTTGTATTAGTCCAAATGACCCTGATTTCAGCAAACAATGGGGGCTTAATAAAGTTTCTGCACCTTCTGCCTGGGATATAAGCACAGGAACAGATAATGTAATTATTGCAATTGTAGATACAGGGGTTGATTATACTCATCCTGACCTTGCCGGAAAGGTTATAAAAGGCAGGGATTTTGTCAATAATGACAATGATCCAATGGATGACAATGAGCATGGTACACATGTTGCTGGAATTGCCTCTGCAATTACAAATAATGCTATTGGCATTGCAGGTCTTGCCTGGAATTGTAAGCTTCTGGCAGTAAAATGCCTTGATGATAAAGGTTTTGGCAATGATGCTGATATTGATAAAGCAATAAGATATGCGGCAGATAATGGTGCAAAGGTGATAAATATGAGCTTTGGCGGAGAGGATGTAGGAGAAACCATAAAAGATGCCTGTGATTATGCCTATAATAAGGGTGTATTTCTGGTTGCAGCAGCTGGGAATTACCCTCAGATACCCTATGGTTCAGAATGTTATCCTGCCGCCTATGATAATGTTATGGCAGTGGCAGCAACCAATCAAAGCGACCGCAAGGCAGATTTTTCCAATTATGGCAACTGGGTTGATGTATCTGCACCGGGTGTGGATATTTATAGCACAATAAGAAATAATAGCTATGCCTATAAGGATGGAACCTCAATGGCAACACCATTTGTTGCCAGTTTAGGAGGGCTTATTTTCTCAAAAAATCCATTATGGAATAATAATATGGTGATGAGGGCAATTAAGGAAGGTGGTGATGATATTGGAGAATATAAGATTGGAAGAAGGATAAATGCCAAAAAAAGCCTTAATTTTAATATCTCAACCAAAACCTGGACATTCATGGTCTATTTAGACGCTGATAATAACCTGGAAAGCAATGCAATTGATGATTTTTTAGAAATGTCAAGCATTGGCTCAAATGATGATATAAACATTGTTGTCCAGATGGATAGAATTAACGGATATAATTCTTCACATAACAATTGGACAGGAACAAAAAGGTTTTATATTACAAAAGATATGACGCCAGACCCAGAAAATGCTATTGATGAGATAGGAGAGGCAAATATGGGGGAGGCAAATACCTTAAAGAATTTTATAAATTGGGCAAAAGGCTCATATCCGGCAGAAAATTATGCCTTGGTTTTTTGGGACCATGGAAGTGGCTGGAAGACAAAGGCATTAGAAAAAAGACCAAAGTGGGTATGTTGTGATGACACAAATAATGATTCCCTTTCCTTAAAGGAATTAAAAGAAGCCTTTTCTTCCTGTGGAAAGATTAGATTAATTGGCTTTGATGCCTGCTTAATGGCAATGGCAGAGGTTGCGCATCAGATAAAAGATTACGGAGAGATTATGGTTGCCTCAGAGGAGGTAGAACCAGAGGATGGTTGGGCATATAATAAAATATTGGCTAATGTTAGCTCAAGCACCACCCCATCTTCCTTGGCAGAAACCATTGTCCAAACCTATGTTTCTTCATATCCAAATAGCGAGGTAACCCTATCTTCCATTGACCTATTAAAGGTAGGAAGCCTTGCCTTATCTTTGGGAAGCATTACCTCAACAAATGATTGGGACAAAATAAGCACAGCAAGGGATAATGTTATATTTACTGAGGGGGATACCTCATACATTGACCTCTTTGACTTTGCCAATAGGCTAGAGGTAAGCCTTGTCTCACCTATTCTTTTTTCTTCCCATACCACAGCCTCAAAAAATTACTCTGGCCTTTCTATTTATTTTCCCAAAGAAGACGAGGGCTATTTGGGAACCTATACCCAGCTTACCTTTGCCAAAGATACAGATTGGGATGAGTTTATCCTATGGTTTCTCAATTTTTATTATAATCCCCAAGAACAAGCTACGATTTCTACAAATAATCTTGAGCTTCTTATCCCTCCCAATACATTTGATCTGCCTTTTAAAATTTATATCGCCACAAGCTCAGAAACAAATGTGCCAAAAGGGATAAAGCCGGTGATGGGATGGGATATCTCTGCTTCCGCACCCCTTAAGGGAACACTAACCGCCAGATTTTTTTACGATGAGACAAAAGGCATTGTAGGAGGAACAATCAAAGAGAGGGATTTATGTATCTTTCAGGATGGAATTGCAATCCCATATTTTATTGATCTCTCATCAAATATAATCATTGCCACAATCACAGAGCATCTTTCCTTATTCACCATTGGCGGAACACCAACCTATCCAGAAGAGATAACAAAACCAACCGTATTTCCCAATCCATTTGTTTGGCATAAGCATGAATTTCTAACCTTTGGAGACCCAAATATAGTAGAAAAGAGGCTTCCTCCTTCTGGAAGCATAAGGATATACAACATTGCCGGTGAGCTAATTGACGAGCTTTCTATAAATCCAGAGGACAATGGAAGAAAAATATGGAATCCTAAAGAAAAGAAATTAGCCTCTGGCGTTTATCTATTTGTGATTAACAAAAAAGCCAGGGGAAAGATTGGAATTATAAAATAACCCATAAGGCGATATACCCAAACAAAATTGTTTTCAAGTAATCATTTAAAAAACCTTAAAGTAGATACGAAAATCTTAAATTCTAAGTAGCCTTTCTTCTAGCCTTTTAATTCCCTCTTTTGTGATAACAAGCTCATTGTGGGAAAGGACATAGTATGAGCATAGATTTTCTGCCAAAGAGGAATGGAGGTTTGGTATATTTCTTGTGCTTTTAATAAATTCAGGGCTCCTCTGCGAGAGAACAAACAAGGGTTTTTTAAGGTTAAGCTTTGAGATTATCTTATCCATTACCTTTGTTTTTGGCTTTTTTAGGTCTATGCTATCAATTACCAATATTTTTTTTTCTAGAGCTTTTATTGAAAGGGAAGAAATTAAGGCATTTCTTCTTACCTTTTTATGAAGCTTTATCTTAAAGCTTCTTGGTTTAGGGCCAAAGATAATACCACCACCCTTCCATAGAGGGCTTCTTATTGAGCCAATTCTTGCCCTTCCTGTTCCCTTCTGCCTCCAGAGCTTTCTTCCCGAGCCAGAAACCTCACCCCTTCTTTTGGTTGATGCTGTTCCCCTTCTTTGATTGGCAAGATATGCCTTATTTGCCTCATATATTGTATTGAGATTGGGCTCTTTGGCGAATATCTCATCATTAAGCTCTATTTCTTCTATTTTTTCTCCCTTTATATTCAATACATCTACTTGCATTTTTTAATTACCACAATGCCATTTATAGGCCCAGGGATTGCTCCCCTTATAAGGATAAGATTTTTTTCAGGAATTACCTTTACAACCTTAAGGTTTCTTATTGTAACCATTTTGCCACCCATTCTTCCAGGCATCCCTGTATTCTTCCATACCCTTGAGGGAAATGAGGATTGACCAACCGAGCCAATGACCCTTCCAAACATAGAACCATGGGTTGCTACGCCGCCAGAAAAATTGTGTCTTCTAACCACACCCTGAAATCCTTTTCCCTTTGAGATAGCAGACACCTTAACAAGCTCATTTTCTTTAAATATATCAGCACCTATCCTATCACCTATCTTATGGTCAGATTCCCCCCTAAATTCCATAAGATGCTTTTTGCAAGAAAGCCCTTGCTTTTTAAAATAGCCTCTTTTTGGAAGATTTGGTCTTTTATCTTCTCCATATCCTAACTGAATTGCACAATATCCATTTTTTTCCTTTGTTCTTATATTAACCACAAAGCAGGGACCAGCTGATATAGCGGTTACTGGGGTAACCTTTCCTCCTTCAAATACCTGTGTCATCCCAATCTTTTTTCCTAATAATCCATTCATTTCTTTATCTCAACATCAACGCCTGGGGGAAGATTAAGATCCATCAGGCTGGATATGGTCTCGTTTGTAGGATCTGCAATATCAACAATCCTTTTGTGAACCCTTATCTCGAATTGCTCCCTTGACTTTTTATCAATGTTTGTTGACCTTAACACTGTGTATCTTGAAATTTTTGTAGGAAGGGGGATTGGTCCAATACAGATTGCTCCTGTCGTCTTGGCTATATCAACGATATCCCTTGTTGATTTGTCAAGAATTCTATGATCAAATGCCTTAAGCACTATCCTTATCTTCTCTTTCATTTTAATATCTCCTTCTGTATCTCAGGAGGAACCTGCTCATAATTAGAAAATTCCATCGTATATATGCCCCTTCCCTGTGTTATTGAACGAAGAATTGTGGCATAACCAAACATAGAGGAAAGGGGAATCTCTGCCTTTATAATTCTTCCATCGCCTCTTGTTTCTATATTAAGGATACGGGCCCTCTTTTTGTTTATATCACCGATAACATCACCCAGATAATCCTCTGGCGTGGTTATCTCTATTTTCATTATTGGCTCTAAAAGAATGGGTTCTGCCCTTTTCATCCCATCGCGAAAGGCAATTACTGCCGCATTGCGAAAGGCAAGGTCAGATGAATCCACCTCATGGAATGAACCATCATGCAAGGTAATCTTTACATCAACCACGGGAAATCCGCCCAAAACACCATTGGTTGCTGCCTCTTCTATTCCCTTCTTAATAGAGGGGATATACTCCCTGGGAATTCTTCCCTGAATGATTTTATCAACAAACTCAATTCCGCAACCAGCCTCTGCTGGCTCCATTGTAACAATAACATGGCCATATTGACCCCTTCCACCCGATTGCTTGATATACCTTCCCTCTGCTTCAACCTTTCTTTTGATGGTTTCCTTATAGGCAACCTGGGGAGGGCTTGTTTTAAGCTCAACGCCAAATTCCCGATAAAGCCTCTCTACCATTATCTCAAGGTGCAACTCTCCCATTCCCCAGATAATGCTCTGTCCTGTCTCTTGGTTAAATGTCATCTTAAATGTTGGGTCTTCTGTGATAAGCTTATTTATAGAAATGTCCATCTTCTCCTCATCCTTTGTTGTGGCAGGCGTAATTGCCATAGAGATAACAGGTTCTGGAAAGTGCATACTTTCAAGGAGTATAGGGTATTCTGGGCTTGCCAATGTATCACCGGTTGATGCCTCTTTAAGACCAACAATCGCACCTATCTCGCCACAATATAGCCTCTCTATCTCCTCTCTCTTGTTTGCATGAACCCTAAAGATTTTTGTTATCCTCTCGTTTCTATCCTTTGTTGTATTATATACGGTTTTTCCCACCTCAAGATGACCTGAGTAGATACGGATATAAATAAGGTTTCCGGCAAATGGGTCTGAGGCTATCTTAAATAAAAGGGAGGATAAAGGCTCATCATCAGAGGCTTGCCTTTCCTCATATTCATTATTTTTTGGGTTTATTCCCACAATTGAGGAAATGTCAACAGGCGAGGGAAGAAAGGAAATAATCGCCTCCATAAGTGGTTGGACACCCTTGTTTTTAAATGATGCTCCACAAAGGACAGGGAATATATTACAGTTAATTGTCTCTTTCCTTATCACCCTTTTTATTTCCTCAGAAGATATTGCTTCATCAGAAAGGTATTTTTCCATAATTCCTTCGTCATATTCGGACAAGCTCTCTACAAGCTTGTGATGAAGGGTGTTTACCTTTTCTTGTAAGTGCTTTGGAATATCTATCTTTTTATAAATTAAACCATTCTCATCCTCCCAAATAATAAGCTTTTTCTCTATTAAGTCAATTACGCCCCTAAATTCGCTTTCAACTCCATAGGGAATTTGAATTAAAACAGGCTTTCCAGAAAGCCTCTTTTTCATCATCTCAACAACCTTGTCCATATCTGCACCAGCCCTATCCATCTTGTTGATAAATGCAATCCTTGGGATACGGTATCTATCTGCCTGTCGCCATACGGTCTCTGTCTGGGGCTGAACACCGCCAACCGCACAGAATATAACAATCGCACCATCAAGGACGCGAAGGCTTCTTTCAACCTCAATGGTAAAGTCAACATGGCCAGGTGTATCAATGATGTTTATCTGATGGCCCTTAAAGAAACAGGTTGTAGCAGCAGATGTTATGGTTATTCCCCTTTCCTGCTCTTGATCCATCCAATCCATAACCGTTGTCCCCTCGTCAACCTCTCCTATTTTATGTGTTCTTCCTGTATAGTAAAGGATTCTCTCTGTTGTGGTTGT containing:
- the rpsJ gene encoding 30S ribosomal protein S10; this encodes MKEKIRIVLKAFDHRILDKSTRDIVDIAKTTGAICIGPIPLPTKISRYTVLRSTNIDKKSREQFEIRVHKRIVDIADPTNETISSLMDLNLPPGVDVEIKK
- a CDS encoding S8 family serine peptidase; this translates as MKRLLLFLLIPFLVFSAYKEGEVLVKVKDKKALSNLGISILSQEHLFDKTYKLSVSGDIFEIISSLKKNPDVVYAEPNYIRHICISPNDPDFSKQWGLNKVSAPSAWDISTGTDNVIIAIVDTGVDYTHPDLAGKVIKGRDFVNNDNDPMDDNEHGTHVAGIASAITNNAIGIAGLAWNCKLLAVKCLDDKGFGNDADIDKAIRYAADNGAKVINMSFGGEDVGETIKDACDYAYNKGVFLVAAAGNYPQIPYGSECYPAAYDNVMAVAATNQSDRKADFSNYGNWVDVSAPGVDIYSTIRNNSYAYKDGTSMATPFVASLGGLIFSKNPLWNNNMVMRAIKEGGDDIGEYKIGRRINAKKSLNFNISTKTWTFMVYLDADNNLESNAIDDFLEMSSIGSNDDINIVVQMDRINGYNSSHNNWTGTKRFYITKDMTPDPENAIDEIGEANMGEANTLKNFINWAKGSYPAENYALVFWDHGSGWKTKALEKRPKWVCCDDTNNDSLSLKELKEAFSSCGKIRLIGFDACLMAMAEVAHQIKDYGEIMVASEEVEPEDGWAYNKILANVSSSTTPSSLAETIVQTYVSSYPNSEVTLSSIDLLKVGSLALSLGSITSTNDWDKISTARDNVIFTEGDTSYIDLFDFANRLEVSLVSPILFSSHTTASKNYSGLSIYFPKEDEGYLGTYTQLTFAKDTDWDEFILWFLNFYYNPQEQATISTNNLELLIPPNTFDLPFKIYIATSSETNVPKGIKPVMGWDISASAPLKGTLTARFFYDETKGIVGGTIKERDLCIFQDGIAIPYFIDLSSNIIIATITEHLSLFTIGGTPTYPEEITKPTVFPNPFVWHKHEFLTFGDPNIVEKRLPPSGSIRIYNIAGELIDELSINPEDNGRKIWNPKEKKLASGVYLFVINKKARGKIGIIK
- the rplD gene encoding 50S ribosomal protein L4 → MQVDVLNIKGEKIEEIELNDEIFAKEPNLNTIYEANKAYLANQRRGTASTKRRGEVSGSGRKLWRQKGTGRARIGSIRSPLWKGGGIIFGPKPRSFKIKLHKKVRRNALISSLSIKALEKKILVIDSIDLKKPKTKVMDKIISKLNLKKPLFVLSQRSPEFIKSTRNIPNLHSSLAENLCSYYVLSHNELVITKEGIKRLEERLLRI
- the rplC gene encoding 50S ribosomal protein L3; amino-acid sequence: MNGLLGKKIGMTQVFEGGKVTPVTAISAGPCFVVNIRTKEKNGYCAIQLGYGEDKRPNLPKRGYFKKQGLSCKKHLMEFRGESDHKIGDRIGADIFKENELVKVSAISKGKGFQGVVRRHNFSGGVATHGSMFGRVIGSVGQSSFPSRVWKNTGMPGRMGGKMVTIRNLKVVKVIPEKNLILIRGAIPGPINGIVVIKKCK
- the dapB gene encoding 4-hydroxy-tetrahydrodipicolinate reductase, which codes for MIKVIILGAAGRMGSSIARIASEDSQIRITGLVEKKGHPMIGANLYGCEISNELLDVINKGDCLIDFTSPDSLREHIDIAKENERAMVIGTTGLSKDQMAHMKRASKHIPILYSSNMSFGMNVIFKILPQISKLLSSFDLEIIEAHHKHKLDSPSGTAKRLYEILAESRGYDIERAAVHGRNGKKKKEDNEIGVMSLRVGDVVGDHTIIFGGSGERIELTHRATSRDVFAYGAIRAAKFIVHKEPKLYSILDLL
- the fusA gene encoding elongation factor G is translated as MVREISIEKIRNIGIMAHIDAGKTTTTERILYYTGRTHKIGEVDEGTTVMDWMDQEQERGITITSAATTCFFKGHQINIIDTPGHVDFTIEVERSLRVLDGAIVIFCAVGGVQPQTETVWRQADRYRIPRIAFINKMDRAGADMDKVVEMMKKRLSGKPVLIQIPYGVESEFRGVIDLIEKKLIIWEDENGLIYKKIDIPKHLQEKVNTLHHKLVESLSEYDEGIMEKYLSDEAISSEEIKRVIRKETINCNIFPVLCGASFKNKGVQPLMEAIISFLPSPVDISSIVGINPKNNEYEERQASDDEPLSSLLFKIASDPFAGNLIYIRIYSGHLEVGKTVYNTTKDRNERITKIFRVHANKREEIERLYCGEIGAIVGLKEASTGDTLASPEYPILLESMHFPEPVISMAITPATTKDEEKMDISINKLITEDPTFKMTFNQETGQSIIWGMGELHLEIMVERLYREFGVELKTSPPQVAYKETIKRKVEAEGRYIKQSGGRGQYGHVIVTMEPAEAGCGIEFVDKIIQGRIPREYIPSIKKGIEEAATNGVLGGFPVVDVKITLHDGSFHEVDSSDLAFRNAAVIAFRDGMKRAEPILLEPIMKIEITTPEDYLGDVIGDINKKRARILNIETRGDGRIIKAEIPLSSMFGYATILRSITQGRGIYTMEFSNYEQVPPEIQKEILK
- the dapA gene encoding 4-hydroxy-tetrahydrodipicolinate synthase, giving the protein MFKGSIVPIITPFRDDCSIDYETLEKLIEFHIEKGTNGFVPVGTTGESATLSHKEHRDVVKFTIDIVKKRIPVIAGCGSNSTYEAIELAKQAEDDGADGILSITPYYNKPTQDGLIAHFEELAKNIRLPIILYNVPGRTGVNMMPETVFKLSSIENIVGIKEASGNLIQAAEIIKLCNGKMAVFCGEDALAFPMMTIGAKGSIAASANVCPLDFASMIEEVEEDIQRARSLYYKLLPLCKAMFLETNPAPVKEALFIMGLIPNPKVRLPLVRVKEETAKKIRDVLLSLGVIK